In Kwoniella bestiolae CBS 10118 chromosome 3, complete sequence, the genomic stretch GGAATATACATTCAGGGGACCTCCTACCCCCCaattggagagggagaagaaagaggtggagttggagcCTGAACATTCTCATGAAGGTGTACAGAAGGGGGATTTGACTCCGCCAGGGGCGAGCTCAAAAGATACGAAGAAAGACAAGGACGGCGATGGGGGTGAGACGACATTTGAAGCGCCCAAGTTGGGGGAGGTGAAACCTAGTGTGATCATTGAATTCTGCGATAGGTGTAGATGGTAAGTCATATCTCATGACCTCACCTACTCCTTCTGGCCTCGAAGACCTAACCTTCAATGGTTGTCAGTCGGAGACAAATTCAGAATCTCAGTTCTCCATCAATGAATGTACGAGACCCCAACTGACATCCCACAATACTGGTAGGGCACCACGAGCTACATGGATCCAGACTGAACTATTCCTCACATTCCCCAACCCCCTACTTCGCTCtatcaccctccttcctctcaacgCACCCGAAACAGGCGGACGATTCAGAGTATGGTTAGATTttgggaagggaaagggggatgagCTGGTATGGGACAGGAAGGTGAGTACCTCAGATCAGGAATATATACACCATGTCCCTTCCTTCGTTTGTGGTGTGATGTCCTCCTTCCGTCGCTTCTGCTTCTGTTTCTGCTTTTGCACCCGGTTTATCATCCCTCCTTATTTGAAGATTAACGCTGATCCCCTCTCGCTGTCAGACCGAAGGTGGTTTCCCAGAATTAAAAGTCCTCAAACAGCGTATCCGTAATATAATTCAACCAGACTTAAACCTCGGCCATTCCGATGCACATGGGAAGCAGGATAAGCCTAAAGAACAAGAAACGGGTTTGGCCAATTGATCTGTTATATAATGTGGGGATGAGGTTTCATGAAAAGATTGGAGTGCGAACGATAATATGGGGAGCTATAGATGTGGATTGATTATGACGACAAGTTGTATAAAAATTGAATCACCTTATATTGATATGAACGTATGCAAACACGAAAGTACCGAGTTGATCTGCCAACCAGTGACCAGTGACTCACGCACCTGCACGATGGATTGTAACATGCATACCATCCCAAGCAACCACACTACCTCTTCCTAAACGCATTCTTACTAGCGCTCCTCCCCGGAtgcctcctcctcgtcctcccgctccttccttctccctcgtcttgctcatcgtcctctccaactcccttcTCAAGCCCCGCGCCGaacctctcaaccttcctatctttccttcttGTCCCTCCAGAATACTCATCCTGAATATCCTCGTCCTCTGATCCTCGTCCTCCAGATCGCGGCTTCGAAGAAGGTATGAAAGACATCTCCATACCCCCATCAGCGGATTTACGCATCGCCAGTACACTCGGGTCGTCCGCGACTTTCCCTCCTTtagaggatgaggtggacTTGAGTCGTTGGCCGAATGTAGGCTGTTgttttgaggatgaagaggtggaagaacCAACGACCAAGCGCGGTTGGGATTGGTTGAATGGTAGGTTCCGTTTGGGGTCGGTAGGTTTGAGTCGACGGGGATCGTATTGTTGTAAATCTATAATACACCATTCGAAGCCAAATCAATTACGCTGTACTAATCACAAGAGGAACTTgaagactcaccaccatcatcgctTTCTTCACTATcactctgctcctcctcatcttcctcttcgtcctcggactcatcatcctccaaaccaGAAGATGACCtatcactctcatcttcctcttcctcaacagccGTCTTCCTCTTGGCCTATATCAAAACGATCAGCTATCAATCCATTCACGAAGATTAGCCCAGCTGAAACACTCACATTATTATTAGCAGTAGCAGGATTAAGCAATGCGAACTCCCTactctcctcgtccacctcgaATTCGGGGTTCTCAAAGATCTCCTTGAATCTAGGATCAGCCAataatccaccttcctcccctccttcttcctcctgctcttcctctccatcatcttcttctccctcttcattCCCGCCGAAACCAGCAGCAGAtcgttctttcctcttcttagCCAGCaatttctccctctcctctgcTTTCCTGATTCGTTCAGCCAAGGCTTTATTAACCTTGGGTTGATCCTTTCTAGCTCTAATTCTGGATTCCTGCTTGGCCCGCATCTTCTCGTTGACGACTTTATCCCTGTACTCAGCGTAGGATTGAGGGTTGGCAATAAGTCGAGCAGTAGTGTATAgtttgagggagaggaagtaACCGTGCATATACGGTTTGAGGGCTGGAGTACCGATAAGATGAGTGAGGCCGAGACTGCATTGTACGCAAGAATGTAagacatcagctcaagatccATACTCGTTCTCTGTTCCCTGGAGGGACAGCGGTACTGTTTTGCGGCAGAGTAATGGGTTGTAAGGTGTCGATGTCACTCACGTATCCAGTTCCACCCGATCCACAAACTTGAAATCCTGATAAGCACTCTTGCCCAACCCACTGTAATCTTCTGCCATCTCCTCGGTAACGCTGTCGAGGAAGCTCGCCCATTTAGGTGCTGGTCCAATTTCGGGGATGTAATATGAAGATAATTGAGGTGAATCGCACGCTACCATCAGTAGACCTGACTGAGGTACTGCATGTAAGTCCACCATAGACGCCGGTGGGTGAAGTGATAAGTGGTTGTTTGATGGCTACGCACAACACATCGCATCAGCCATACTCCGGTGGTATTTGTGAAGCCGAAAATGCTTCAAAGTGcgatgatcactcacatccgATTTGTCCCATACTTTGATAACCTTACTATCCGCACTTATCACTCTACCCGCATCTTCCTGCGATCCACCACCAACTAACCAATCTACTTTCTTTATCGATTCTCCATACCCCTGATCCTTGATAGCGAACGGTGTGGGACTTCGTAGATCGTATAGCAGCGTATGACCGGTAGAAGTACCAACAGCCATAGACAAACCATCAGTAGGATGGGATTGCAACGCCGTGATTGACAGCTTCTGTATAGGTTGAGCAATGAGTGAAGCAGTCGTATCGAAATTCTGGAGAGGTAAAAGTGTGGTGGAAGGTAATGATAATCTCGTCAAGGCACTCCTTGATCTCGGATCCCAAAATTCAATtacacctcctccaccatctaGGCCGAATGACCATAATCCGTGTCTTGGATTGACGTCCACCACGTTCACCCCCTCAACTTCGTCTGAACGACTATCGCTCCCCCAGTTCTTGGCTACTGTTATAGGTGACATGAAGCGACCTTCCTCGAGGTTGAATCGATAGAGGTCTGTACCTGTACATCCTATTATGGCGTCTGCTGAGGGGGAGTGGTATGCTAGTGATCGACCGTATATTGGTAGTCGGAGGGAATGGTGCAGTCCTCCTTGAGTGTGGAGTGAGAGGGATCGGTCGCgctggagatggagggtttTGGTCCAGTCTGATGATAGAATCTAGGTGGAGTGCGGGTGTGGTTGATTAGTATTATCAGACTATGCTGCCAAGATCCAATCTCCCGATAATATCGCATTGATCCTGAAAGAATCTTGCGAAGTGTTATAGCCTCTGCATCGTACCAGATGCTGGTGCTGTATACTGCTCGCCTCGTCGACCCATATCCTTGTTGCGTAGACGCgaacccaactcaccacaaaATCAACATTCTCAGCATCCGTGACCCTCTCAAATTTCACCGTAAGATTCTCCAAATCCCAAACTTTGATCATAGGCTTATAAGTCCCGGTGGCTATAGCGTGCTGACCATCCTGCGTAgttttgatcttgattgcTGAGCCGGGGAAGGTGAAATCCTGGATTAGTTCAAGATCGCTAGTGGTATGTTGGGTCTTTGTTCGTTTTTTGCCGCCTTTGGCTTTTGTTTTCACTGCTACCCATGATGgaagggaggtggaggatgtggaggaaggaCCGTTGACTGTGTATACTTTTGGGAATGACATGGTGCGGGGGGCAGGGAGGTGGCAAAGGTTGAAGGGGGGTGAATTTGCGGGATGGTTGTCGCTTCTTTTCTCCTCGGTTTggtgagatgggagataAGTTGGACTACGATCAGTGCTGACCACTGCCTCTATACTTGGTGCTCTATATTGATGAGTATCTATATGCGATCATTATGTGAGTCAACAAATTTCTACATCTATCTACTtgtcaacatcaacaaaaTTCAACGATCCATCCAAAAAATCTTTGATTCCCACGTGGTATATAAACATCGACGTCATCACTTTTCTATCCCATCAATATAACAACGATCGATTACATGTCCTCCCTCTTGTCCTCTTTCTGTCCAACAACATTCTCATTATTCCTCATCCTGGTGGACGAAAGCCTCTAGTCACATCTTCACTGCCAATCAGAGAGCCCAAAATGTCCTTACGAGCCACAATGAACCTCGCGCGAATACGTCAACTCCCAACTACCCACTTACGGACATCTCCTTTCCGatccctccacctctcttccaccgCTCGTCCAGCGGGATTCTTCACTTCTCGTATACCAGCACCCCAGATCACGACTCGCCTCCTGAGGCGATCATTCGGGTCCAGTGCTAGAGGCTTGATACGATCTTCATACTTCCCAAAAGGCGGTAATGGCGGGTATAGTtatggcggtggtggtggtgggaatTGGTTCAATAGGCTGAGGAGCAGGATAGATAGGATACCTACCATGACACTTGTGAGATTGCTCGTCTCCTTCTACGAAAGTTCAGCTCATACTGATAAATGATGGTAGGTGTATGGGCTGATAGGGCTCAACGGAGGGGTGTTCCTGCTGTGGCAATATGCTATTTCGAGTGCTGTGAGCTACCGATTCCTTGCCACAGCCATGAATgggatatcagctcactGAGAAGAAAATACCTAGCAACGATTCAGAGATCCATcgctcttcatcttcctgcAGAAGAATTTCATCTTGAATGAAATAAACGTATTTTCAGGAAGAGTGTAAGTCATATCCCTATCAATAGATTTGATGATCTCTTTAAACAGGTCTGGGTATCGGAAATTGATCTCAAGTTCACTTTGGCTGAGGTGAACCTCATTGATTCTCATAGATGGACGCTCGTCACCTCAGCGTTCTCCCACATGTCCGGATCCCACATCTTCGTGAATTGTTTGGGTCTCTACTTCCTAGCTCCTGCCGCTGctgggtgagtcatcctttTCTCATCAGCTATTGATTTTGCAGAGACTGTTCGGGCGTAAGCTGATACATGTATACATAGTCTGATGGGCTCGTCCGCCTTCCTAGGTCTATATcttggaggtgagctatatGATCAAAGGATCAATTGTATGAAAATTCATAACTCATCCGAAATAACATATGCTTGTTGTAGCCGgtatcttctcctccctcgctTCGTTGACATACCATCGACTAAAGCGAGATCGATGGATGGGCAGTGAAGGAGCTTCAGGAGCTATCTACGCTTGTCTGTGTGAGTGACCCCTGTGGTCGCATATTCAGCTTTGCGACTCGGGATGGACtttcaagctgatactttCTCCCTTGTGTGTAGCATTCTACGGAGCCATGTTCCCTCAATCGACCGTACTTATGTTCTTCGTCATCCCCATGCCTGTCTGGGTAGCTATCAGCGGTATATTTGCGGTGAGCGGGTTTTCCCCTTCGTGTCACTCCCCACATCTCAATCTTATCTAGCAGTACCCGTTGGTGCAGATGCAGAAGGCTTCTCGTTCATTCAGTGAGAATGGCATTGCTAATGCGTCACTGCCGTGTGTAGTGGGATTTCTACGGAGCACTATTCAGACCTAATAGCGGTACCGACTCTGTCGGACACCTTGGAGGAATATCCTACGGTCTACTAGCAGCACTTGCTATGCGCCGAGGTGGGTTTATAAGGATGTtaagaggtggtggtgggaggaggtggtagatTGGGTCGGTCGGATGTATCGTATAGATCTGATATAGTAGATCCGGATCTGGACAGCATGTACAACAATTCACCGTTCACCTTGCTTGACCCAGACAATTTCCTCGTTTCGAGTGATCGCACTGAGATTTTGCCTGTGCTATCATGTTGTACGCATCAATGGTATTGCGATGTTTGCATAACATGATCATTCATTGTGAAAATGCAATTCAATTGACTATGAAATCGTGTATTGTGTATTGCGTATTGCGGCTGAAGAGTAAAACAACATGGTATATCCTAACTATTCGAATGTccaaaatcaaatcaaatatAACCCAAAATGTGAATGAAAAATAACCAAACCAACAAACTAAACTAACAACCCACTACCCTCCTTCCAACTACCCCTTTCATCCCTCGAAGTTAACCCCAAAGTCCCAGTACCAGGAGCCTCCCGTCGTTTATTCATAAACCTCTCTGCGTTTGTCTGTTTCTCCCTCGGATGTAAGAGTTGATTTCGGTTGATTAGATCTACGAAGTTGCCTTGTTCGACTTTCACTTCGGGTTCAGACTCGGGTTGAGAATCGGTACCGATTGGTACTCCATCTTGGATTGTCAAATCTTCAGATTCGACCTTGGGGGTAGATGGTGGAGTAATCAGGGTTTCATCATCagattcatcttcctcggcaTTCTCTTCAGCCTCTTGTTCCTCCTGTTCGGTATGTCTCTTCAACTCGTTATTGCCTTGAACCGGTACCTCTTCCAACGCCACCTCGTCTTTAACAGGTAACACAGGTTCCTCCACAAcgggcggaggaggaggaggaggaggaggaggaagaggaacggcgggtctcctcctcctagagaaggggagaacttccatatcttccaaTGTCCTTTGTAATCCGCCCTCGGAGTGGAGCAAGGTGACGTCGTCGGATCCCCCTATGGAGACGAAATCTAGTAAGACGTTGGGTACGGTTCGTCGGCCTGTGATTcgctggaggagggtttgAATCTTTTCCATGTCGGCTGTGGGTGATTAAAGGTCAGCGGGGTGGACACATAACTCGATGATTATGATTATTAGATCTAGGGGACATGAGGTGTTTGAAATGAATTGGCAGTCACTCACATCGCTGGTCTAGctcgatgatgaatggtgCAGGTGAGATGTGGTACTCCCCAAAGATCGATTTAGCCTTCTTGGAGTAAGGGCAGTGGGTCTGAGCGAACACAATACAGCAGGATCAGCATACGTCCAATAAGATATACCCTTGTAATATTTGGCATGCGACATCACCCACCTTTGAAAACACGACCACCCTGTATCGCCTATTAGCAAACTCCGCCCAACCATTGTCGAAAATCTCgtcaccctcctcccccgaGTCTATATCCTCTaacaacctctccatccccctccccccgATCTTCTTGAGGTACTGCTTCGTAGGCACCTCCCAATCATTGGGTAATATCCCCCCTTCGGCCAACCACCAGATCAACGCTCGCAAAGACTGGAGTTTATCCTGCCTTATCACATCTGCCTTGTGGgctttcaactcttcctgCTGCTTTGCCTCTTCCCTCGAAAGGGGCTCGGGATCCTTGTACGAGTCCCAGAAgagatcatcctccgctatcagctcttcttcgtccaggaggagggaaaTCCCATTATCAGGTTCATTATCTGGTACGTGCAAGAGGGGATGGGCAAGCTTCATCTGatgttcttcttcggagAATCGTGATCTACCGTACAGCTGTAATCTGCTGGAAGAATTGAATCGCCTCACTTCGTTTGAAGAATTTAACGACACGTAGATGAAGAGCGCGAGGGTGAATAACCCGCCAACGGTTAGGGGAAGGGAGTAATGTGATATACGCGATTTCATATTATACGAGAATCTCCTGGCTGTTGATCTGGTGGGTGAGTGGAGAGGAATCATGGGTGATCCCAAgccgatgttgatgttgggCGAGGTGAGGGGTGAGGTGGTGAATGGGAGTTTTATCTtggaagggagggagaatgCTCGTCTGGGTGATTGTGAGTATGACGAGGAAGGTAATGAGATGGATGCTCCGCCAGCTGCGATTTTCTCTGTTACtgctgatgatgctgaggatTCTGTAAATCCCAGTGCTGCAaatggggatgaggttgatggtgaggttgttgaggttgttgatgaggaggatgatgaggaagatgaagttgatcTGTTCATTTTGATGGGTGTCGATCAGGTGCTACGAGTGTGTGCAATGTGGTGGTCCGAGCGTAGTACTAGTGTAGTTGAGAATAAGCGATATTCTCGGAAAGTAGTAGTGTGGGGCGCAAAGGATGCTTGTTGGTTGTTGGTTCCTTTGTTCCTTGTATGTTTATTCTATTTGTTCAGCGTTCTTCTATATGACGAGAACAGAGAACAAGGATAAACAGATCTATCTTGATTCCCTATGTATTGTATATCGGCGATGAAAAGAGGAGGCACCCGTAATGCCTTTTACAGTGCAATGCGATGCAAATACTATGCAGACGTAGACGCAGACGATAGGTTGAAAATGTCTTGTACTGTAGTACTAGGTTGTAATGTGACGGAGGATGACGCGCAGAGTACTAGCGTCGTTTGGTCGAGGGTAATCTGAGACTGTATAAGGGTGTGAGGGTGTTTCGGTGATGTCGGAGTAGCGTAGAAACAATTCAGTAGAATGCACCGCTTTGAGTCTTGGGACTGGAATCAAAAGTATTGTAATGTTGTAAAAGAGTGTGAGTGTCTTGTaaagaatgaatgaatgggtGTATGTATAACAGTAAAAGAAAAAAATGCGATGTGATGTAGAACCAAGagcatgtatgtatgtctACCTCTAGATCCAAAGTAGTATATATGCGAAATACCTAATCAGACATCTTGGCTTGGCCAGATCAACATACTACAAAAGGTAACCAATAAACAATAAACAACCCCCGCTAGTTGTGCGGCGTAAAGCCTTACGTGAGAACCTCCAAGCATCTTGTCGGAACGAACGAAAGTGAAAACATCGTTAAAAGCAATATGAGCTTGGGACGCCAGATTCCATGGTCCTGCTGTTAGACTGAGATTATGCA encodes the following:
- a CDS encoding glutaredoxin; the encoded protein is MNRSTSSSSSSSSSTTSTTSPSTSSPFAALGFTESSASSAVTEKIAAGGASISLPSSSYSQSPRRAFSLPSKIKLPFTTSPLTSPNINIGLGSPMIPLHSPTRSTARRFSYNMKSRISHYSLPLTVGGLFTLALFIYVSLNSSNEVRRFNSSSRLQLYGRSRFSEEEHQMKLAHPLLHVPDNEPDNGISLLLDEEELIAEDDLFWDSYKDPEPLSREEAKQQEELKAHKADVIRQDKLQSLRALIWWLAEGGILPNDWEVPTKQYLKKIGGRGMERLLEDIDSGEEGDEIFDNGWAEFANRRYRVVVFSKTHCPYSKKAKSIFGEYHISPAPFIIELDQRSDMEKIQTLLQRITGRRTVPNVLLDFVSIGGSDDVTLLHSEGGLQRTLEDMEVLPFSRRRRPAVPLPPPPPPPPPPVVEEPVLPVKDEVALEEVPVQGNNELKRHTEQEEQEAEENAEEDESDDETLITPPSTPKVESEDLTIQDGVPIGTDSQPESEPEVKVEQGNFVDLINRNQLLHPREKQTNAERFMNKRREAPGTGTLGLTSRDERGSWKEGSGLLV